The window AATCTCAGTGAATCAAGCAAAGAAAATGCCTGAAGGTGTGtcgctttctgtttctgcctgaaCACATTCAAATTTCACAACGAGAAtgtgatggactttcaatctgagggtcttgggtttgaatcctgggtGTGTTAAGGGGTGGAGACGTTTTCCATTCTCCCTCATCAATACATGAGGAGACCAGCTAGTTTGTGCCTGAAGCCTCTCCATGTGCAAAAAAAAGCTTGCAGAATGTCAAATGCACACATTTAatatcccataatccatgtctgtgttggccaacatggcagggtataATAGTCATGCATGTACAAGTCCACTCGTTCATGTCTATATGAATGTACTCGTACAGGCCGATGTGGATCTCTGTACTCACATAAGACGATGGAATTGTCTTTTCTCACACAAGGTGGTGGGAATGTGTGTACTCACACAGGGTGATGGGAATGTGTGTATTCACACAGGGTGGTGGGAATGTCTGTGCTCACACAGGGTGATGGGAATGTGTGTATTCACACAGGGTGATGAGAATGTGTGTATTCACACAGGGTGATGACGGGAATGTGTGTACTCACACAGGGTGATGGGAATGTCTGTATTCACACAGGGTGATGGGAATGTGTGTACTCACACAGGGTGGTGGGAATGTGTGTACTCACACAGCATGGTGGGAATGTGTGTACTCACACAGCATGGTGGGAATGTGTGTATTCATACAGGGTGGTGGGAATGTGTGTACTCACACAGCATGGTGGGAATGTGTGTACTCACACAGCATGGTGGGAATGTGTGTATTCACACAGGGTGGTGGGAATGTGTGTACTCACACAGGGTGATGGGAATGTGTGTACTCACACAGGGTGGTGGGAATGTGTGTACTCACACAGGGTGATGGGAATGTCTGTACTCACACAGGGTGATGGGAATGTCTGTACTCACACAGGGTGATGGGAATGTCTGTACTCACACAGGGTGATGGGAATGTCTGTACTCACACAGGGTGATGGGAATGTCTGTGCTCACACAGGGTGATGGGAATGTCTGTGCTCACACAAGGTGGTGGGAATGTGTGTACTCACACAGGGTGATGGGAATGTGTGTACTCACACAGGGTGATGGGAATGTGTGTATTCACACAGGGTGATGGGAATGTGTGTACTCACACAGGGTGATGGGAATGTGTGTACTCACACAGGGTGATGGGAATGTCTGTGCTCACACAGGGTGGTGGGAATGGTCTGTACTCACTCAGGGCCGTGGGAATGTCTGTACTCACACAGGGCAATGATGGGAATGTCTGTACTCACACAGGGCGGAGATGGGAATGTCTGTACTCACACAGGGCTGTGGGAATGTCTGTACTCACACAGGGTGATGATGTCGATGGGAATGTCTGTACTCACACTGGGTGATGGGAATGTCTGTACTCACACAGGGCGATGATGGGAATTTCTGTACTCACACAGGGTGATGGGAATGTCTGTACTCACACAGGGCGATGATGGGAATTTCTGTACTCACACAGGATGATGGGAATGGTCTGTACTCACTCAGGGCCGTGGGAATGTGTGTACTCACACAGGGCGAAGATGGGAATGTCTGTACTCACACAGGGTGATGATGGGAATGTCTGTACTCGCACAGGGTGATGGGAATGTCTGTACTCACACAGGGCGATGATGGAAATTTCTGTACTCACACAGGGCCGTGGGAATGTGTGTACTCACTCAGGGCAATGATGGGAATGTCTGTACTCACATAGGTTGATGATGGGAATACATGTCTGTACTCACACAGGGTGATGGGAATGTCTGTACTCACACAGGGCGGTGAGAATGTCTGTACTCACATAGGGCAGTGATGGGAATACATGTCTGTACTCACACAGGGTGATGGGAATGTCTGTACTCACACAGGGTGATGATGGGAATGTCTGTACTCGCACAGGGTGATGGGAATGTCTGTACTCACACAGGGCGATGATGGGAATTTCTGTACTCACACAGGGCCGTGGGAATGTGTGTACTCACACAGGGCGATGATGGGAATTTCTGTACTCACACAGGGCCATGGGAATGTGTGTAGTCACACAGGGCAATGATGGGAATGTCTGTACTCACACAGGGCGGTGGGAAGGCCCCTTCTGGCTGACGACATCGATGGAGGCTGTCATGCGCCGCGACTGGGCATACTCCATCAGGGCGCTGATAGGGTTCTTGTTCAGTGCTGCAAAACTCTCCGCTGTGATCTGCAGCGAGGCGCCGGCACCGGAACTGCCACCGGCCTCTGCCATGCTTGTCCCCCCTGGCACCGGCGGCAgcgaggaggatgtggaggagggtaGTTGCGGCATGCTGCGAGACTGTGGGATGGttgggagagaagggtgggaggagggtgggagcaCGTTGATGTTGCTGTGAGACatgcctgtgtgtggtgtggtatagttgggggatggggtgtaggGGAGTGGGGTAGGTTTGGAGGGGTAGcagggatggtgggtggtggtggtgttggtggttgaggcagatgggggggggggatgaatcaGAAATCATGAATCAGAATCAGGAATGAAGAACACTTTGTCTGGGAGCGTGTGCATGGGTTTGAATCATTTTGCTGGTTTgattgtgtgagagaaagagagacagagagagaatgtgtgtgtgtgtgtgtgtgtgtgtgtgtgtgtgtgtgtgtgtgtgtgtgtgtgtgtgtgtgtgagtgtgtgtgtgtcaaaaaaagaaaaaaaaattaacacaaaaaacaagcatATTATTTCACTTGCATTTTACCTGATGATTGATATGCACAAAATAAGAAAGTCATCAAGGAAGTGTGTAAAGACTACTAACTgagtttttttttcaagtcttttGTTTATCTTTTGAACCAGCATTTGAATAAGCCTTAAAAAACCTTTCTGTTTTAAGTGTTTGAAGCAGACTTTAGCTCTTTCACTGCCATATCTGACCTTAGTTgcctagacagtgcactgccataggtgactttagtagACATTGAATGGTCATGTTAAAAGTACCATTTTCATGTTGTAACAGAGCTTGACAGCTGTAGCAGGTTTtctgccaatagaacaatgactaactttCACCCCCTGATTCAGTTTGATGTGAAAacggaaattttctatctaaaattacgtttaaataacattcttaccgtgacccaactagtgcagactccggcaggggtctgacattcctgtcctgtgcaaactactatccgcctatgcggagaaaacgaaagtactatggccgataacctcccggaagtagataACCTCCcttttgtccccctggctagcgccctcttttgaccaTTGCATTGTTTTGACGTGAACGGAAGCCTGTAACTGAAAGCATGATATCTAATCTAAACTATTTGgagctggggagtgtttttcacgcAGAAACTTGGCTGTGAAGGAGTTAATAAAGTCATTTGAACTGAACTCAcctgaactggactgaactggactgTAACACACCGCACACATTTTCCACACTGCTGTTTCACTCACCAAGGCGGCCCCTCTCTTGCTGAACCAACTCCAGGGGTGTGGGAGGCTTCTGGAAGGGGACAGCACTGCCTCCAGGACTTGCAGTTGTCTTTCCTGAGGACCCAGTGCTGAATGCACTGCAACAAACAAGGAAGCCAAGCGTCCACAGGTTTCATTCCTGCACAGACTGGGATTTGTTACTTCccctttcttctacttcttgacTTTGAGTGGCAGTCTTTTGGAATGTAGCTACAGCACAttaaagaactcacagcaacatgAGATTTGTTCCTTGCAAAATAAATTCtacacaaaaatccactttgatagcaaagaaacaaaaacaaaaaaacaaaacaaaaaacaaacaaacaaaaaacaacaccccccccatccccacaccaaaacaaatacttatagacagacagaacaaaaagggTGGCAATGGATTATGACCACATGCTGTCTGCAAGGTGAACAGCCTGAACTCCAGCACGCTCAGCAGACACAGATCTTAACAGTAACATGGTTATCAATGTTGATGAATGCCCCTCccaaaatggagtgtggctgccttaaAGGCAGGGTAAAGTGGGTCATACATGTAAGAAGCCCACCTGTACGTGAGCAAATGTGAGAGATGATGCCCACAAagacagtgaatgagagaaaaagatgatgaaTGTAATGAAATGAATTTAGCAATGGTGAAACAAGTGCAGTGGAAGCGTAGCGGTCATGTGTCcatctaggaagtgagagaatccgaGTGCACAGATTTGTATCTCACACTCACTTgtattttctcttcctccactagatcttaagtggtggtctggatggtagtcattcggatcagatgaTTAAACTGAGGTACTCTATGTTGCATGCAttcagcacacataaaagaatgcacggcaacaaaagggttgtccctggcaaaattatgtagaaaactccactttccTAGGAAAACaacacctgcaggcagaaaaaagaaaaaaaaagaaagggtggcgctgagcTGTATGACATGCCTTCCCTGGAGAAAGCAAactgaatttcatgcagagaaatctgttaagacaaaatacaatacaacacaatacaatacaatacaaacagcaaTGTTAACATGCTGAGTATCACCAACCTGGGCGGTGGCAAAGGCATGAAGGTCAGTCCTTCTGCTAAATACTTCTGCAATGACATGGAGCCCATCCAGTTCAACTGACTGTTCACCACTGCTGGCTCTTGCACAGATGTTTGTAGCGAGACACTGAATGTTGTCACAGGGGTCACGGGACTATGCACTGACACAGGAAGTGAACAAAGCTGGGACGGTTCCAACGTTCCCGAATGTTCGGCCGCCCCTTGTGGTATCTGACCAATGGATGAGCATTGTGGAGAGGAGGATGATGACACGGAGAAAGGAGCCATACTGTCAGGATGCTTCTCCTCTGCAGCTGATATCAGTGGTTTCCATTCAAACTCTTCCACACTGCGGAATGATGCCGTTTGGTTACTGCTGCGACCTAGCTGACCAGACCCCAACCCTGCTGTCGTGATTGTTGAAGTGACAACaggagaagaggagggtggaTTGGAGATTAACCGGGATTCCACATCTCTCACATCATGGGAGCCTTGCACTGTGATGCCCCTGTCTGCCAGCTGTGATGGGCTTTGGTTTCCTGGAACAGATGGACCTCCGCCTCCAGATCCTTCACCTCTCTGGACAACAGAACATGGACTGGATGCTGCATTCTTCAGGTCAGGGTGAGCCTCTAACCATTCTTTTGGAGGCAGGGGGAGACCATAGGGAGAAGACACAGATGTGGCTGACGACAAATTATCTCCCTGTTTGGATGCTGGTGTTGGCTCACCAGCTGAAGATGTGTAACTCCCCAGCTTCTGTTCTGCCCACGCTTTACCACTGCTGGTGAGGGTACACATGCCCTTGCTGATGTCCACTCTGTCACCACAGTTCCTGATGTAAGAGGCCACCTCCTCCTCTGTTTTCTTCAATGCCTGGGAGAGCTCCTTGACAGTGattgtctgaccagcagcatggtAAATACTCATCACAATAAACTCAGTCCAGTTGCCATCAAAAGCCGGCTCATCTTCTTCCATCATGTCCTCCTCGGAATCAAACATCAGTGTGCCCATCATGTCCCGAAATCGGCTGGTGATGGTGGGGGCCTCAaagtcgtcatcctcctcttcaagGTCCatgctgtcactgtctgtgtcaccacCCCTGTCCTTCAGTGGAACCACAGAAGTGGTGTCCGCTGTGTCCGCTCTTGCTGTGGGGCTTGCAGAGCTGGTATGATCGAGCGGAGTGTTCAATGGGGGTGCTCTGTTTACCGTGCAATTCAGAGCAAAGGTCTGATTCGTGATGTATTGCTGCGCTGACGCTTGGATGCTCAGAGGTGGAATTGAAGAGCCTGTCTGGTTTGGTGCCATGGAAGTCGTGGTGATGGTTTTCTTAGAGCTTTGACCCATGGCCTGTCCTGCAGTGGTGCTGGTGGCTCTGTCTTCCGCCGATTTTCCATCAAATGGTTTCTGGGACTTGTGGTGTCTTGAAGGTGCAGCACCTTGTGGAGTCGAGTGTCTTGCTGCTGGAGGAAATCCTGATGAATGTGCTGAAAAGTTCTGGTTATCCTGCCCCCTCCTACCTCTCCTACCTCTCCAATTCTCTCCGCCTCttcctctgtcactccctctccctctccctctacctctagGCAACCGAGGAGGGTGGGGATAGGATGCCCCACTACATGGAAATGTCTGACCATGTGAACTGCTTTGAAAATGACCTCCCTGCACGTAAACAAAAAGCAAAGTGAAATTTACCATGAACCCAATCACATCATGTTTAGCATGGAATTcttatagtaataatgatgatgataataatcatgctgctgctgctgctgataatgatgataataacaataatacttctactactaatatgaataacaataataatatagcaCACTGATGTTCACACCTGCCAGACGGGGAGCCTGCAGTGTTTACAATAAaaaatgtatttttttaatttatacatGATGCATATAACATACCatacatgaacaaacacaaatacaagcacacatgcaaACCCACAACTGGCAGAagttacagatacacacaggtcAATAAATATTATGGCAGGTAAAACAGAAGAGAtatgttttgagagactttttaaACTGAACTAGGGAATGCACATGACACACTGAGAATTCTGACACAATTACTTTCCTTTGAAGGTGATTTGGATACACATGTCCTTCAAACACACATCAAGTTTTTTgtcggtttttcgtttttatctaGGCATGATTCAGTTTTATATATTTCATACAACAGCCTGGTAGCACTCCACAAAGTTGGAAGAGAAAAGAACATCCTTGTATGTTTTTCACCAAAGTTTTCAAGTTATGGAAGTCCAATTTGATCAATAAAGATGACAGAATGGAATTACTATTGAATGGAAACCATGGGCAGCCTGAGCACCAAGACCCCCCCATGGAAACTGAACTGGACCCACAGTTGCTTATTGGTACTGTTATTCTGTTTGGTTTGACCAACTGTGAGCAAGGTGATTTCAGCATGGTAACACACCTACCTGGTATAttaatagcaatgatgatgatgagaatagtaatgatgatgatgatgatcaggatAATACTGatgacattactactactactaatgcagactgatgctcacacctgcAAGACAGGGAGctcatggtatatatatatatatatatatatatatatatatatatatatatatatatatatatccctctagaagagagagagagagagagagagagagagagagagagagagagagagagagagagagagagagaggatggtacatgagaaatgaaataatgataagctagcaaatccacaaacaaacaaacaaacaaacaaaaaacacaactcatTTCTCAACTTATAATTTTCAGGAAGACAACAAACACATGAGAAACAGACTAACAGATTGAAACGCACCCGAAATGGCAAACCTCCACGCTGGTTGTTACCCCAGTTAACCCACTGGGGATTTGGGTTAAAATGGTAACCAGGGTATCCCCGACCACCCCAACCATCGTGGGGCACCACCCTCCACATGGGTCTGAAACCCTGAAGTTGCTTTGCGACCTTGCCCTGTTTCTCCAGCCTGTACAGAATGGAATTGACAGCCTTTTTTTCACAGTTCCCAATGTGTTTGACGATCTGGGATGCCGCTTTGAGAGCTGTTTGCTGCCTGAGATAGTTGATAATTCTCTCCTCTAGACTGTTCCTTTGATTGTGCTGCATGTGTGCAAACTGGCCTCTCCCCTGTGGCAGAAATAAGAGGGAACATTTTTGTAGCAATTGTTCAATGTtctacaacaaaaacatacaagcttgtgtgcatgcatgcacaaacacacatttatgtTTGTGTACAAATATTTTCGGGGACAGtaataatatctatctatctagctatctatgtgtatattcatatatatatatgtatatattattttttattataatttatatatatataaatttagcATAGCATGCACATCAAAATATTTGCTTCTGCATACAAAAATAAATGCACATACGAAAACAcagaaacgcacatacacacacacatgcacacacacatatatacacacacacaaaccagtgtgtgtgtgcatatatatgcaagcacacacataagcatattgCTTTATGTTCCCATGtacctgcatacacacactgcatgtatgcatacatgctctttcatatatatgtacatatcaaCACTCACATTCatactatacaacacacacattgcaacatatgcacacacacacacacacacaaaaacaaacaaacatacagattatgcaaatatgcaaacacagaaacaaactatCAATATATCAGATATACAAAGTaattaatcagattaaggcagaTTTATGCCTTATCAAACAAGAGAAAATTGAGCACTTTCGTGACTTAGTTCAGCAAAGATATGAAATGCACATTAGGTGAACTTACCTCTAGCAAACACATAGCATTTGAATGTCAGAATTtgaatcgtttttaccaaacttttcAGAAAGTTTACTTGAATAtattgacaatttcaagatgttatctgctattgcaaaAGGTTTGATGTGCTGTTCAATAGGACCCCCTCTTACTCCGCCTCCCATTTTTTTCTAATCTCGCTTGAAGTGGAAAGATGTTTAACTgaagactaacacacacataaattatcaCAGTCATGTGAATATGCTCACACTTAAACATATGGTCAGAATGCAAATatgcacacaaagaaacataTGGTCACTATGCAAATATGGCCAGtccatttattaaaaaa of the Babylonia areolata isolate BAREFJ2019XMU chromosome 27, ASM4173473v1, whole genome shotgun sequence genome contains:
- the LOC143301260 gene encoding uncharacterized protein LOC143301260 gives rise to the protein MEPVSTNQGRGQFAHMQHNQRNSLEERIINYLRQQTALKAASQIVKHIGNCEKKAVNSILYRLEKQGKVAKQLQGFRPMWRVVPHDGWGGRGYPGYHFNPNPQWVNWGNNQRGGLPFRGGHFQSSSHGQTFPCSGASYPHPPRLPRGRGRGRGSDRGRGGENWRGRRGRRGQDNQNFSAHSSGFPPAARHSTPQGAAPSRHHKSQKPFDGKSAEDRATSTTAGQAMGQSSKKTITTTSMAPNQTGSSIPPLSIQASAQQYITNQTFALNCTVNRAPPLNTPLDHTSSASPTARADTADTTSVVPLKDRGGDTDSDSMDLEEEDDDFEAPTITSRFRDMMGTLMFDSEEDMMEEDEPAFDGNWTEFIVMSIYHAAGQTITVKELSQALKKTEEEVASYIRNCGDRVDISKGMCTLTSSGKAWAEQKLGSYTSSAGEPTPASKQGDNLSSATSVSSPYGLPLPPKEWLEAHPDLKNAASSPCSVVQRGEGSGGGGPSVPGNQSPSQLADRGITVQGSHDVRDVESRLISNPPSSSPVVTSTITTAGLGSGQLGRSSNQTASFRSVEEFEWKPLISAAEEKHPDSMAPFSVSSSSSPQCSSIGQIPQGAAEHSGTLEPSQLCSLPVSVHSPVTPVTTFSVSLQTSVQEPAVVNSQLNWMGSMSLQKYLAEGLTFMPLPPPSAFSTGSSGKTTASPGGSAVPFQKPPTPLELVQQERGRLGMSHSNINVLPPSSHPSLPTIPQSRSMPQLPSSTSSSLPPVPGGTSMAEAGGSSGAGASLQITAESFAALNKNPISALMEYAQSRRMTASIDVVSQKGPSHRPVFVMAARVGNRLFNRISCHNKKDGKTEAADVALRALIAEGQLSAATPSPSETVAPENMTHFDRMAALTHQSFNALIASIPENLAGRKVIAGLVMKRGPEDTGIVISIGTGNRCITGDKLSLEGNTVNDSHAEIITRRGFMRFLYQQLLTYQEGKPHELFEPSSGGRLRVKNTVTFHLYISTAPCGDGALFSPRDAESNSGAVADVDRREHRPTFTSNVQGLLRTKMEGGEGTIPVDTKDLTVQTWDGVVRGERLRTMSCTDKICRWNVLGMQGALLSNFLEPIYLDSLTLGFLYDHGHLSRAVCCRLAREEPGLDQELPSGFRLNHPWLGRVTACQPLRETQKTKAFSINWVIGDTAPEVLDGTIGHCYTAVEKKLFSRVSKRSLYDSFQKVAQHLGRSDLCQAASYHQAKMAATAFQTSKAAMFRRFRQLGCGWVKKPIEEEMFS